A genome region from Arachis duranensis cultivar V14167 chromosome 8, aradu.V14167.gnm2.J7QH, whole genome shotgun sequence includes the following:
- the LOC107461081 gene encoding uncharacterized protein LOC107461081 translates to MEDTEQKQMFRDIVLQVVMVLFFVVTFLAMHGIPQRLLAWLRLPRGRSVRAKRHFVRSAQLLAEARTAKKSRSSSLNSLANEALTEADRAIALNPRDAASYLLKAMILDLQGFRTSALDAVDAALSPLAAKSLAAEERGDALVKRAELKLAVSERSEGRVDSAVADLTESVKLNPKNARGWCLLGQCYEEKEMEDEAKKAYKEALELEPKLSVAEEALKRLSSS, encoded by the coding sequence ATGGAAGACACTGAGCAGAAACAAATGTTCCGCGACATCGTGCTCCAAGTCGTCATGGTCCTCTTCTTTGTAGTCACGTTCCTGGCCATGCACGGCATCCCTCAGAGGCTCCTCGCCTGGCTCCGCCTCCCAAGGGGACGCTCCGTCCGAGCCAAGCGCCACTTCGTCCGCAGCGCTCAGCTCCTCGCTGAAGCCCGAACCGCCAAGAAGAGCCGATCCTCCAGCTTGAATTCGCTCGCAAACGAAGCCCTAACCGAAGCAGATCGAGCGATCGCGCTCAATCCAAGGGATGCAGCTTCGTACCTACTCAAAGCAATGATCCTCGATCTGCAAGGGTTCCGGACCTCGGCGCTCGATGCAGTCGACGCGGCGCTGTCGCCGCTGGCAGCAAAGTCGCTCGCCGCGGAGGAGAGGGGTGACGCGCTGGTTAAGCGAGCGGAGCTGAAGTTGGCAGTGAGCGAGCGAAGCGAAGGCCGAGTTGACTCGGCGGTTGCCGATTTGACCGAGTCGGTGAAGCTGAACCCGAAGAACGCGAGAGGATGGTGTCTGTTAGGGCAATGCTATGAGGAGAAGGAAATGGAGGACGAAGCGAAGAAGGCTTATAAAGAGGCTCTTGAATTGGAACCGAAGCTTAGTGTGGCTGAGGAAGCGCTCAAGAGGTTGAGTTCTTCATAG